Proteins encoded within one genomic window of Edaphobacter lichenicola:
- a CDS encoding aldo/keto reductase: protein MLRRDFLRRSTRTVGAALLARSPIARAALLEPDPLPRKFQAQDEVVLGHTGIRTSRLAMGTGTIGFGGSSNQTRLGTSPLTRLLLDGYNDNGLRFFDSADSYGSHPYVAKALKHIPRDKVTVLTKTDTRDAAGVRADLDRYRKELGVDYIDIVLIHCVTEADWTTRYRGVMDVLSEAKQKGVIRAHGVSCHSLSALKAAAASPWVEVDLVRLNPIGSHMDADPATVISVIKQMRAQGKGIVGMKILGQGDLRDKPAEAIRYALSTGVLDAFTIGAESQREQNNLIQRVAAA, encoded by the coding sequence ATGCTAAGGAGAGACTTCCTTCGCCGCTCGACCCGCACCGTAGGCGCCGCCCTTCTCGCCCGCTCCCCCATCGCTCGCGCCGCACTACTCGAACCCGATCCACTCCCCAGAAAATTCCAAGCCCAGGACGAGGTCGTCTTAGGCCACACCGGCATCCGCACTAGCCGCCTCGCCATGGGAACCGGCACCATCGGCTTCGGCGGCTCCTCCAACCAGACCCGTCTAGGCACCTCACCGCTCACCAGGCTCCTCCTCGACGGCTACAACGACAACGGCCTCCGCTTCTTCGACTCCGCCGACTCCTATGGCAGTCATCCCTACGTCGCCAAAGCTCTCAAGCACATCCCCCGCGACAAAGTCACCGTCCTCACCAAAACCGACACACGCGACGCCGCCGGTGTCCGCGCCGACCTCGACCGCTATCGCAAAGAGCTGGGAGTCGACTACATCGACATCGTCCTGATCCACTGTGTCACCGAGGCCGACTGGACCACGCGCTATCGCGGCGTCATGGACGTCCTCTCCGAAGCCAAACAGAAGGGCGTCATCCGCGCACATGGTGTCTCCTGTCACAGCCTTTCCGCGCTGAAAGCCGCAGCCGCCTCGCCGTGGGTCGAAGTCGATCTCGTCCGTCTCAACCCCATCGGCTCCCACATGGACGCCGACCCCGCCACTGTAATCAGCGTCATCAAGCAAATGCGCGCGCAGGGGAAGGGAATCGTCGGCATGAAGATCCTCGGCCAGGGCGATCTCCGCGACAAGCCGGCCGAGGCCATCCGCTACGCCCTAAGCACAGGCGTTCTCGATGCCTTCACCATCGGCGCCGAATCGCAGAGAGAGCAAAACAACCTCATTCAGCGAGTAGCCGCAGCTTGA
- a CDS encoding multicopper oxidase family protein produces MSDSSSSRRRFLQQTAALGLLYSYRRGFSQMQPMAAMHQIPNAPGKKVPMLHVLELPPFVDPLPLPAAPAAHTAPHKLRIEMREIHAKVHRDLPPTRMWSYGPTPLPPTVEARTGHPLQIEWVNNLPTTHFLPIDHSLHGCGRDIPDVRSVAHVHGAKVPTQDDGYPEDWFVPGKSRICHYPNQQDAAALWYHDHAMGLNRLNTYAGLFGMYILRDQVEDALHLPSGKYEVPLIFYDRNFTTDGQLFYADSGDPDHPWIPEFTADGILINGKIRPYFEVEPCLYRFRTLNTSNSRFFLLSLSNQQPLTQIGSDQGLLSAPVEVKSVVLAPAERADILIDFSQSAGQTLHLRTGALDILEFRIARQSSSPASISLPKTLRPVERIPESSAITTRTITLNEYQDKIGNPMVMLLNNKHWHEPITEFPRLNSTEIWEFVNQTEDTHPMHIHLVRFQLLDRRTFDQFELMTNKKLRFRGPVEPPAPNEMSWKDTIQCPAGQVTRVIIRFEGYAGKYLYHCHILEHEANDMMRPFQVIA; encoded by the coding sequence TTGTCTGATTCCAGCTCGTCCCGCCGACGCTTCCTGCAACAAACCGCCGCCCTCGGCCTCCTTTATAGCTACCGCCGCGGATTCAGCCAGATGCAACCGATGGCAGCCATGCACCAAATCCCCAACGCTCCAGGCAAAAAAGTCCCTATGCTCCACGTTCTGGAGCTGCCACCCTTCGTCGACCCGCTGCCTCTCCCCGCCGCCCCCGCAGCACACACCGCCCCCCACAAACTCCGCATCGAGATGCGCGAGATCCACGCCAAGGTTCACCGCGACCTTCCTCCCACCCGCATGTGGAGCTACGGCCCCACCCCCCTGCCCCCCACCGTCGAAGCCCGCACCGGGCACCCCCTCCAAATCGAATGGGTTAACAACCTCCCCACCACCCACTTCCTCCCCATCGATCACTCCCTTCACGGCTGCGGTCGCGACATTCCCGACGTCCGCTCTGTCGCCCACGTCCACGGAGCCAAGGTTCCAACCCAAGACGACGGCTATCCAGAAGACTGGTTCGTCCCCGGCAAAAGCCGCATCTGCCACTATCCCAATCAGCAGGACGCCGCCGCCCTCTGGTATCACGACCACGCCATGGGCCTCAACCGCCTCAACACCTACGCCGGACTCTTCGGCATGTATATCCTGCGAGACCAGGTAGAAGACGCCCTCCACCTCCCCTCCGGAAAGTACGAAGTGCCCCTCATCTTCTACGACCGCAACTTCACCACCGACGGCCAGCTCTTCTACGCCGACTCAGGCGATCCTGACCACCCCTGGATCCCCGAGTTCACCGCCGATGGCATCCTCATCAACGGCAAGATCCGTCCTTACTTCGAGGTCGAGCCTTGCCTCTACCGCTTCCGCACTCTCAACACCTCGAACAGCCGCTTCTTCCTTCTCTCTCTTTCGAACCAGCAGCCGCTCACCCAGATCGGCTCCGACCAGGGCCTGCTCTCGGCCCCAGTGGAGGTAAAAAGCGTCGTCCTGGCCCCAGCCGAGCGAGCCGATATCCTCATCGACTTCAGCCAATCCGCCGGCCAGACCCTCCACCTCCGTACCGGCGCTCTCGACATCCTCGAGTTCCGCATAGCCAGGCAGTCCTCCTCCCCCGCATCGATCTCCCTGCCCAAAACTCTTCGTCCCGTCGAACGCATCCCCGAATCCTCCGCCATCACAACCCGCACCATCACCCTCAACGAGTATCAGGACAAGATCGGCAACCCCATGGTCATGCTCCTGAACAACAAGCACTGGCACGAACCCATCACCGAGTTCCCCAGGCTCAATTCCACCGAGATCTGGGAGTTCGTCAATCAGACCGAAGACACCCACCCCATGCACATCCACCTCGTGCGCTTTCAGCTCCTCGACCGCCGCACCTTCGATCAGTTCGAACTCATGACCAATAAAAAGTTGCGTTTCCGCGGCCCCGTCGAGCCGCCCGCTCCCAACGAGATGTCCTGGAAGGACACCATCCAGTGCCCTGCCGGACAGGTGACTCGTGTCATTATTCGCTTCGAGGGCTATGCGGGGAAGTATCTCTACCACTGCCACATCCTCGAGCACGAGGCCAACGACATGATGCGTCCCTTCCAAGTCATCGCCTGA
- the yajC gene encoding preprotein translocase subunit YajC: MFAMWLQSAAGLGNLGSLALPILFFVVLYFLMIAPNQRKQKKWQEMLGQLKTGDRVTTNGGIRGTVLTVKDDLVVLRVQPDGVKLEFVKSAIAAVTTDEQAA; the protein is encoded by the coding sequence ATGTTTGCAATGTGGTTGCAGAGTGCAGCAGGGCTGGGTAATCTGGGCAGTCTTGCGCTGCCGATCCTGTTCTTTGTGGTGCTTTACTTTTTGATGATCGCGCCGAACCAGAGGAAGCAGAAAAAGTGGCAGGAGATGCTGGGGCAGCTGAAGACCGGCGACCGGGTGACCACCAACGGCGGGATTCGCGGAACCGTGCTGACCGTGAAGGACGATCTGGTTGTCCTGCGGGTTCAGCCGGACGGGGTGAAGCTGGAGTTCGTCAAGAGCGCGATTGCCGCGGTGACGACCGACGAACAGGCAGCCTAA
- a CDS encoding TCR/Tet family MFS transporter: MAESPSNPSQPITTPDPLITEPEIVSPIEPDTALTPHPPPGRRAAATFIFFTVTLDMLALGMIAPVLPRLIEGFLHGDTSSAARMLGLFGTVFAAMQFFFSPILGSLSDRFGRRPVVLLSNFGLGFDYLLMAWAPALSWLFVGRVISGLTASSIPTAMAYMADVTPRERRAAAFGMLNAAFGIGFVLGPAMGGLLGNINPRLPFWVAGLLSLINGLYGLFVLPESLALTNRSPFSWARANPVGSLNLLKRGGMLAVSGVLLLGYIAQQSLMNVYVIYADYRYHWTDRTVGFSLATIGVFTAIYGALLVKRVVAKIGERGAITLGLIGGAIGYSMFGFSKTGLLFWLGIPLLNLMSFTWPSAQSVLSRKTSPSEQGQLQGAINSLRGIAGLIGPGFFTYVFSKSIGANAIVSIPGTPFYVAAAMLLIALALAQSATRPSPSKN; encoded by the coding sequence ATGGCCGAATCTCCGTCCAACCCGTCGCAACCAATCACCACGCCCGATCCACTGATCACCGAGCCCGAAATCGTCAGTCCCATCGAACCGGACACCGCGCTCACACCCCACCCACCCCCAGGCCGCCGCGCCGCCGCCACCTTCATCTTCTTCACCGTCACCCTCGACATGCTCGCCCTCGGCATGATCGCCCCCGTCCTCCCACGCCTCATCGAAGGCTTCCTCCACGGCGACACCTCCTCTGCCGCCCGCATGCTCGGCCTCTTCGGAACCGTCTTCGCCGCCATGCAGTTCTTCTTCTCCCCCATCCTCGGCTCGCTCTCCGACCGCTTCGGCCGCCGCCCCGTCGTTCTCCTCTCCAACTTCGGCCTCGGCTTCGACTACCTCCTCATGGCCTGGGCCCCCGCGCTCAGCTGGCTCTTCGTCGGCCGCGTCATCTCCGGCCTTACCGCCTCCAGCATCCCCACCGCCATGGCCTACATGGCCGACGTCACCCCACGCGAGCGCCGCGCCGCAGCCTTCGGCATGTTGAACGCCGCATTCGGCATCGGCTTCGTCCTCGGTCCTGCCATGGGCGGCCTCCTCGGCAACATCAACCCGCGCCTGCCCTTCTGGGTCGCAGGCCTCCTCAGCCTAATCAACGGACTCTACGGCCTCTTCGTCCTTCCCGAATCCCTCGCACTCACAAACCGAAGCCCATTCTCCTGGGCGCGCGCCAACCCCGTCGGCTCGCTCAACCTCCTGAAACGCGGCGGCATGCTCGCCGTCTCCGGTGTCCTTCTCCTCGGCTACATCGCCCAGCAGTCGCTCATGAACGTCTACGTCATCTACGCGGACTACCGCTACCACTGGACCGACCGCACCGTCGGCTTCTCCCTCGCCACCATCGGCGTCTTCACAGCAATCTACGGCGCACTCCTGGTCAAAAGGGTCGTGGCAAAGATCGGCGAACGCGGCGCCATCACCCTCGGCCTCATCGGCGGAGCCATCGGCTACTCCATGTTCGGCTTCTCAAAGACCGGCCTCCTCTTCTGGCTGGGCATCCCCCTGCTCAACCTCATGTCCTTCACCTGGCCCTCGGCCCAAAGCGTCCTCTCCCGCAAGACCAGCCCCTCCGAGCAAGGCCAGCTTCAAGGCGCCATCAACAGCCTCCGCGGCATCGCCGGTCTCATCGGCCCTGGCTTCTTCACCTACGTCTTCAGCAAATCCATCGGAGCCAACGCCATCGTCAGCATCCCCGGCACACCCTTCTACGTCGCCGCCGCCATGCTTCTCATCGCTCTCGCGCTCGCACAATCCGCCACCCGCCCGTCTCCCTCCAAAAACTAA
- a CDS encoding phospholipase C, which produces MIRKLLALSLSTTLILSGCGQGTVSTPPGNGNANNTPPPTPTTAQAAIKHVVVIFGENISFDHYFGSYPNAANLPGEPNFTPATAASVAAATLAGTFTLPATPTNTTNYITTPSLLTANPNLTSANVNTALNSVGANPFRLAPAQAATNDQDHAYNPEQLAFDNGKMDLFPISVGVANPLSLTTATNAAPLTNTTALTMGYYDGNTVTALWNYAQHYAMNDHSFGTTFGPSTPGAINLASGQTNGVINPLNVASAIVADGQGGFSDINDADPTGDICSSTTSNFSMSGKNIGDLLNAAGITWGFFEGGFDLTVTNSNGTTGCGRNTGAVNIPGHPTKADYIPHHQPFQYYASTANLNHLRPTAAIGATDQANHQYDMHDFTDALKAGVMPAVSFLKAPGYQDAHAGYSDPLDEQTFVVNTINAIEKSSFWSSTAIIIAYDDSDGWYDHLTDLVNGSASAADAAVCTGAAAASLPGPNSNGAPVQGRCGHGPRMPFLVISPWAKKNYVDNTPTDQASIPRFIEDVFLSSARIGSGSFDASAGALTGMFNFTSTVAPNPNVVVLDPTTGKVTSGN; this is translated from the coding sequence ATGATTCGGAAACTTCTCGCCCTCTCGTTGTCCACGACCCTTATCCTCAGCGGCTGCGGCCAGGGCACGGTCAGCACGCCTCCAGGCAACGGCAACGCCAACAACACCCCCCCGCCCACGCCAACCACCGCCCAGGCGGCTATCAAGCACGTCGTCGTCATCTTCGGCGAGAACATCTCCTTTGATCACTACTTCGGCAGCTACCCCAACGCCGCGAACCTACCCGGTGAGCCGAACTTCACCCCAGCGACCGCCGCCTCCGTAGCCGCCGCCACCCTTGCCGGCACCTTTACCCTCCCGGCGACCCCGACCAACACCACCAACTACATCACTACCCCGTCCCTGCTCACCGCGAATCCCAACCTGACCAGCGCAAACGTCAACACCGCGCTCAACTCCGTCGGCGCAAACCCCTTCCGCCTCGCCCCCGCGCAGGCCGCCACGAACGACCAGGACCACGCCTACAACCCCGAACAGCTTGCCTTCGACAACGGCAAGATGGACCTGTTCCCCATCTCAGTTGGTGTCGCTAACCCCCTATCGCTGACTACCGCCACCAACGCCGCACCCCTCACCAACACCACGGCGCTCACCATGGGCTACTACGACGGCAACACCGTCACGGCCCTGTGGAACTACGCGCAGCACTACGCCATGAACGATCACTCGTTCGGCACCACCTTCGGCCCCTCCACGCCCGGCGCCATCAATCTCGCCTCCGGCCAGACCAACGGCGTTATCAACCCCCTCAACGTCGCCTCCGCCATCGTCGCTGACGGCCAGGGTGGTTTCAGCGACATCAACGATGCCGATCCAACCGGCGACATCTGCTCCTCCACCACCTCCAACTTCAGCATGTCGGGCAAGAACATCGGCGACCTGCTCAACGCCGCCGGCATCACCTGGGGTTTCTTTGAGGGCGGCTTCGACCTCACCGTTACCAACTCCAACGGAACCACCGGATGCGGTCGCAACACCGGCGCAGTCAATATCCCCGGCCACCCCACGAAGGCTGACTACATCCCCCACCACCAGCCCTTCCAGTACTACGCCAGCACCGCAAACCTCAACCACCTGCGTCCTACCGCCGCCATCGGAGCCACCGACCAGGCCAACCACCAGTACGATATGCATGACTTCACCGACGCTCTCAAGGCTGGTGTCATGCCAGCCGTCAGCTTCCTCAAGGCCCCCGGCTACCAGGACGCGCACGCCGGCTACTCCGACCCACTCGACGAGCAGACCTTCGTCGTCAACACCATCAACGCCATCGAGAAGTCGTCCTTCTGGTCCTCCACCGCCATCATCATCGCCTACGATGACTCTGACGGTTGGTACGATCACCTGACCGACCTCGTCAACGGCTCCGCCAGCGCCGCCGACGCGGCCGTCTGCACCGGCGCCGCGGCTGCCTCACTCCCCGGTCCCAACTCCAACGGCGCCCCCGTACAGGGACGCTGCGGACACGGCCCACGCATGCCGTTTCTGGTCATCTCCCCCTGGGCGAAGAAGAACTACGTCGACAACACCCCCACCGACCAGGCCTCCATCCCCCGCTTCATCGAGGATGTCTTCCTGTCCAGCGCACGCATTGGCAGCGGGTCCTTCGATGCCTCCGCCGGCGCACTCACCGGTATGTTCAACTTCACCAGCACCGTCGCGCCGAACCCCAACGTAGTCGTGCTCGACCCCACCACCGGCAAGGTCACCAGCGGCAACTAA
- the tgt gene encoding tRNA guanosine(34) transglycosylase Tgt, which produces MGFSFEVDRTAEGGGRRGRLKVPHGVVETPVFMPVGTAASVKAVPQSLLEEVGAGGKGAQIILANTYHLYLRPGHELVRRMGGVHRFMSWERPMLTDSGGFQVFSLSKLRKITPKGVEFRSHLDGSKHFFSPEHSMDVQIALGADIAMVFDECVETPATWERTRESMGLTHAWAQRSKDHFELHKDRVPWFSERQEQTQSLFGIVQGGMYADLRKESAERLVEMDLPGYAIGGLAVGEPREVTREMIARTLEHLPKDKPRYVMGVGYPDEIEEYARMSVDMMDCVLPTRAGRHGLLFTSEGRLNIKKKEYAEDQGPIDPACGCIVCRRYTRAYLRHLFASGEPLSAVLNSVHNIAFYLDTMERVRRDLAGVGEAS; this is translated from the coding sequence ATGGGATTTTCATTTGAGGTAGATAGGACCGCTGAGGGTGGAGGGCGGAGGGGGCGGCTGAAGGTGCCGCATGGCGTGGTCGAGACGCCGGTGTTTATGCCGGTGGGGACGGCGGCGAGCGTGAAGGCGGTGCCGCAGAGTCTGCTGGAGGAGGTTGGCGCGGGTGGGAAGGGGGCGCAGATCATCCTGGCGAATACCTACCATCTGTATCTGCGGCCGGGGCATGAGCTGGTGCGGCGGATGGGCGGGGTTCACCGGTTTATGAGCTGGGAGCGGCCGATGCTGACGGACTCGGGCGGGTTTCAGGTGTTCAGCCTGAGCAAGCTGCGGAAGATTACGCCGAAGGGGGTGGAGTTTCGGTCGCACCTGGATGGGAGCAAGCACTTCTTTTCGCCGGAGCACTCGATGGATGTGCAGATTGCTCTGGGGGCGGATATTGCGATGGTCTTCGATGAGTGCGTGGAGACTCCAGCGACGTGGGAGCGGACGCGGGAGTCGATGGGGCTGACGCATGCGTGGGCGCAGCGGTCAAAAGATCACTTTGAGTTACATAAGGACCGGGTGCCGTGGTTTTCGGAGAGACAGGAGCAGACGCAGAGCTTGTTCGGGATTGTGCAGGGTGGAATGTATGCGGATTTGCGGAAGGAGTCGGCGGAGCGGCTGGTGGAGATGGATCTGCCGGGGTATGCGATTGGCGGGCTGGCGGTGGGGGAGCCGAGAGAGGTGACGCGCGAGATGATCGCTCGGACGCTGGAGCATCTGCCGAAGGATAAGCCGCGGTATGTGATGGGGGTGGGGTATCCGGATGAGATTGAGGAGTACGCGCGGATGAGTGTGGACATGATGGACTGCGTGTTGCCGACGCGGGCGGGGCGGCATGGGCTGCTGTTTACGTCGGAGGGCAGGCTGAATATTAAGAAGAAGGAGTATGCGGAGGATCAGGGGCCGATCGATCCCGCGTGCGGGTGTATTGTGTGCCGGCGGTATACGCGGGCTTATCTGCGGCATCTGTTTGCTTCGGGCGAGCCGCTGAGTGCGGTGCTGAACAGCGTGCACAATATCGCTTTTTATCTGGATACGATGGAGCGGGTTCGGCGGGACTTGGCTGGGGTTGGCGAAGCTAGTTGA
- a CDS encoding malectin domain-containing carbohydrate-binding protein translates to MHLFKTSTPLFGKLLLLCAALCGFALPTFAQYNSTIFGPNVYVFDPTVSGSVINADIASISNPNVSTGQFSSSRAAVLFKPGTYSGVSQEVGFYTSIAGLGLTPDATVLNGGGLYLDVTDSNGNLTTNFWRSMENLRINVPSGNTETWGVSQGASLRRIHIAGGLELTNQSCGEASGGFIADTTVDNGINACSQQQWYTRNSTMASFTDNVWNFVFSGDTFTGTAPSNTFPKNTILSTTPVVREKPFLYIDSSGNYNVFVPTVKTSSSGVDWTANNGLGTGYSDAISTFYIATPSNTAAQINSALSSGKNLILTPGIYKLTAPISITNAKTIVLGLGYPTLIPQSGGSAITVADVDGVQIADLLIDAGSTNSPVLMQVGVAGATRLSHASNPTSISNVYFRIGGAEAGSATTSLELDSNNVILDNIWAWRADHGTGVGWTSNTASHGLIVDGDNVTALGLAVEHYQQSQVQWNGNNGETVFYQSEDPYDVPSQSSWTYNGANGYPSYEVTSKVCSHTAYGLGIYSFFDVPNVTILQSNAILAPNVSGINFTHMVTVMLSGSGGISNVINNTGGATTAAGTPHDFTSYAGSGTCSAGTSNVDINAGGAAVSPFVADTDYSGGSTYAVSNTISTSGVTNPAPEAVYQDAREGTFTYTVPGFVAGSTHTVRLHFAELYFSTTGQREFNVAINGAPVLTNFDIVAAAGGRYKANVQQFTTTANSSGQIVISLSNGAVNQPEMTGIEIQ, encoded by the coding sequence ATGCATCTCTTTAAAACTTCAACGCCTCTTTTCGGCAAGCTCCTCCTCCTCTGCGCAGCCCTCTGCGGCTTCGCGCTCCCAACATTCGCGCAGTACAACTCCACGATCTTCGGCCCCAACGTCTATGTCTTCGATCCGACCGTCTCCGGATCCGTCATCAACGCCGACATCGCCTCAATCTCCAATCCCAACGTCAGCACCGGACAGTTCAGCAGCAGCCGCGCCGCTGTGCTCTTCAAACCCGGCACCTACTCCGGGGTAAGCCAGGAGGTGGGTTTCTACACCTCCATCGCCGGCCTGGGACTGACTCCTGACGCGACCGTCTTGAACGGCGGAGGTCTCTATCTCGACGTAACCGACAGCAACGGCAACCTGACGACAAACTTCTGGCGTTCGATGGAAAACCTGCGTATCAACGTGCCCTCAGGCAACACCGAAACCTGGGGCGTCTCACAAGGCGCTTCGCTCCGTCGCATTCACATCGCCGGTGGTCTCGAGCTCACCAACCAGAGCTGTGGCGAGGCGAGCGGCGGATTCATCGCCGACACGACCGTAGACAACGGCATCAATGCCTGCTCCCAGCAACAGTGGTACACGCGCAACAGCACCATGGCCTCATTCACAGACAACGTTTGGAACTTCGTCTTCTCGGGCGACACATTTACCGGCACCGCACCCTCCAACACCTTTCCAAAGAACACAATCCTCTCCACAACCCCGGTAGTCCGAGAAAAGCCTTTTCTTTACATCGACAGCAGCGGAAACTACAACGTCTTCGTGCCCACGGTCAAAACCTCGTCAAGCGGTGTGGACTGGACGGCAAACAACGGCTTGGGAACTGGCTATAGTGATGCCATCAGCACCTTCTATATCGCCACACCCTCAAACACTGCCGCACAGATCAACTCCGCACTGTCTTCGGGTAAGAACCTCATCCTCACCCCAGGTATCTACAAACTTACTGCGCCCATCAGCATCACCAACGCGAAGACCATCGTCCTGGGTCTCGGCTACCCGACGCTGATTCCGCAAAGCGGCGGATCCGCAATCACTGTCGCCGATGTGGATGGTGTGCAGATTGCAGATCTGCTTATCGATGCCGGGTCGACCAACTCTCCCGTGCTGATGCAGGTTGGCGTAGCAGGCGCGACCCGCCTAAGTCATGCCAGCAATCCAACCTCGATCAGCAACGTGTACTTTCGTATCGGCGGTGCAGAGGCGGGTTCGGCTACAACCAGCCTTGAACTGGATAGCAACAACGTCATCCTGGATAACATCTGGGCCTGGCGAGCTGATCACGGCACCGGCGTAGGCTGGACCTCCAACACAGCCTCGCATGGACTCATCGTAGATGGCGACAATGTGACCGCGCTCGGACTTGCTGTCGAACACTATCAGCAAAGCCAGGTGCAGTGGAACGGCAACAACGGCGAAACAGTCTTTTATCAAAGCGAAGATCCCTACGACGTCCCAAGTCAAAGCTCATGGACCTATAACGGCGCCAACGGCTACCCCTCCTATGAGGTCACGTCCAAAGTCTGCTCACACACCGCCTATGGTCTCGGGATCTACTCTTTCTTCGACGTTCCGAATGTAACCATCCTTCAAAGCAATGCAATCCTCGCTCCTAATGTCTCCGGGATTAATTTCACCCACATGGTCACTGTGATGCTGAGCGGTTCAGGCGGCATTAGCAACGTCATCAACAACACGGGCGGTGCCACAACCGCAGCCGGTACTCCCCACGACTTCACCTCGTACGCCGGAAGCGGAACCTGCTCGGCCGGCACATCGAACGTGGATATCAACGCGGGCGGTGCAGCCGTATCGCCGTTCGTTGCGGACACAGACTACTCCGGTGGTTCCACATATGCCGTGTCGAATACCATTTCGACGTCAGGAGTCACCAATCCCGCGCCGGAAGCGGTGTATCAGGATGCTCGCGAAGGAACCTTCACTTACACAGTTCCGGGTTTCGTCGCAGGCAGCACCCACACTGTAAGGCTGCACTTCGCCGAGCTGTACTTCTCAACCACGGGTCAGCGTGAGTTCAATGTCGCCATCAATGGGGCACCCGTTCTCACGAACTTCGATATCGTGGCGGCTGCCGGCGGTCGATACAAGGCCAATGTCCAGCAGTTCACCACCACGGCAAACAGCTCAGGCCAGATCGTCATCAGCCTCAGCAATGGAGCGGTCAACCAACCGGAGATGACCGGCATCGAGATCCAATAG
- a CDS encoding heme-degrading domain-containing protein: MPIPEDLAAIARQEAELRFSAFDYDTAWRLGQSLRELAVSRNQSLVIDIRRFGQPHQPLFYTALAGTTPDNPRWVQRKSNVVARFHRSSYAIGLALEQSSRTFSERYNLPDADFAAHGGSFPLHVTVAGVIGCITVSGLPQREDHNLVVEALCLELKQNHDSLRLA; this comes from the coding sequence ATGCCCATCCCCGAAGACCTCGCCGCCATCGCTCGCCAGGAGGCCGAACTCCGCTTCTCCGCCTTCGACTACGACACCGCCTGGCGTCTCGGCCAAAGCCTCCGCGAGCTGGCTGTCTCCCGCAACCAGTCCCTCGTCATCGACATCCGCCGCTTCGGCCAGCCTCACCAGCCGCTCTTCTACACCGCCCTCGCCGGCACCACCCCGGACAACCCCCGCTGGGTGCAGCGCAAATCGAACGTAGTCGCCCGCTTCCACCGCAGCTCCTACGCCATCGGCCTCGCACTCGAGCAGAGCAGCCGCACCTTCAGCGAACGCTACAACCTCCCCGACGCCGACTTTGCCGCCCACGGCGGCAGCTTCCCCCTCCACGTCACCGTCGCAGGCGTCATCGGCTGCATCACCGTCTCCGGCCTGCCGCAGCGCGAAGACCACAATCTCGTCGTCGAAGCACTCTGCCTCGAACTCAAGCAGAACCACGACTCCCTGCGCCTCGCATAA